One window of Candidatus Acidulodesulfobacterium acidiphilum genomic DNA carries:
- the otsB gene encoding trehalose-phosphatase, which translates to MHLNGITEFNEIKTNILNSSDNKFYHPDFIFFCLDFDGTLVRIRKSPLDVYPSLQLKKFLKNLSDIEGVKVSIITGRALNDIVNRLGILNNIIYSGNHGFEIKSYYNDLKIDFLVENTEKYIAFIKQALGYIDEFRKTKLRNLIIEDKKFSISMHYRLLNSDETKILKKYVKNLFIENIDFKKYLHITRGKKILEIRPNIEWNKGRACGYILKEFSKNIIIKSTGKVKSDYNILSINLGDDITDETMFVPDYQITNEDYYDNGFNESYNLNKNISININVKNINCVIGDKKSQAQIYLESYKNTPAFIENILSVFNKK; encoded by the coding sequence ATGCATTTAAATGGAATTACGGAATTTAACGAAATAAAAACGAATATATTAAATTCTTCGGATAATAAATTTTACCATCCAGATTTTATATTTTTCTGCTTGGATTTTGACGGAACTTTAGTTAGAATACGTAAAAGCCCTTTGGACGTTTATCCTTCTTTACAGCTAAAAAAATTTTTAAAAAATTTAAGCGATATAGAAGGAGTAAAAGTAAGTATAATTACAGGACGCGCATTAAACGATATAGTGAACAGACTCGGCATTTTGAACAATATAATTTATTCGGGAAACCACGGTTTTGAAATAAAAAGTTATTACAACGATTTAAAAATTGATTTTCTCGTCGAAAATACCGAAAAATATATTGCATTTATTAAACAGGCATTAGGCTATATCGATGAATTTCGTAAAACAAAACTCCGGAATCTGATTATTGAAGATAAAAAGTTTTCTATAAGCATGCACTACAGGTTATTAAATTCCGATGAAACTAAAATTTTAAAAAAATACGTTAAAAATTTATTTATAGAAAATATAGATTTCAAAAAATATCTGCATATTACAAGGGGTAAAAAAATTTTGGAAATAAGACCTAATATAGAATGGAATAAGGGACGTGCTTGCGGTTATATTTTAAAAGAATTCTCAAAAAATATAATAATAAAATCCACGGGCAAGGTTAAAAGCGATTATAATATCTTAAGTATAAATCTCGGGGATGACATTACCGACGAGACCATGTTCGTACCGGATTATCAAATTACAAATGAGGATTATTACGATAACGGCTTCAACGAATCGTATAATTTAAATAAAAACATAAGCATAAATATAAACGTAAAAAATATTAACTGCGTTATCGGAGATAAAAAATCGCAGGCGCAAATTTATCTCGAATCCTATAAAAACACGCCTGCATTTATAGAAAATATTTTATCCGTTTTTAATAAAAAATAG
- a CDS encoding trehalose-6-phosphate synthase, giving the protein MEKKRFNDLIKEKLGNINLIVASNREPVSHEYSGKKIKAVKSVGGLTIALEPIMKNLNGTWVVYGSGNADKTVSDEKGRIMLSEDGESYTLKRIFLNKSDINDYYYGYANSVLWPLCHIVYVKPVFNSAQFLTYDEVNKKFADSIIEEIKESKRKQEYEYLNSGMPEGEGLNSAENFAERPQSSFAENVVWLQDYHLARCAKYIKEYDEKIKVSIFWHIPWPNPEIFSICPEKHELLEGLLANDLIGFQIIYHCQNFLRTCEWELEAQVNWSDYSVTYKGHKTWVKPFPISVDANYLRHLAMSKETDKILNKIKKTDEIIGQRYKYLAVSTDRLDYTKGIVEKLKAIDKMLENHQELIGKFVFVQFAVPSRVHINAYKKLNEEITELITDINWKYGTSEWHPITGYFKQLELQVYLAYYRLCNIMIVSPLHDGMNLVSKEYIMSNTDYKGMLVLSKFAGSSKELYDAFLINPFNTECFGERIYEALMMNKEEKINRINKMQNIIIENDIYDWAYNFLTALYFI; this is encoded by the coding sequence ATGGAAAAAAAAAGATTTAATGATTTAATAAAAGAGAAATTGGGCAATATAAATTTAATAGTTGCCTCCAACAGGGAACCAGTTTCTCACGAATACTCCGGAAAAAAAATCAAGGCAGTAAAATCCGTAGGCGGACTTACGATAGCGCTTGAACCTATAATGAAGAATCTTAACGGAACATGGGTTGTTTACGGAAGCGGAAACGCAGATAAAACTGTATCCGACGAAAAAGGCAGGATAATGCTTTCCGAAGACGGCGAATCTTATACTCTTAAAAGAATTTTTCTAAATAAAAGCGATATTAACGATTATTATTACGGATATGCAAATTCGGTTTTATGGCCGCTGTGTCATATAGTTTACGTTAAACCGGTTTTTAATTCCGCTCAGTTTTTGACTTACGACGAAGTTAATAAAAAATTTGCTGATTCTATTATAGAAGAGATAAAGGAATCGAAGAGAAAGCAGGAATATGAATATTTAAATTCAGGAATGCCGGAAGGTGAAGGTTTAAACTCAGCGGAAAACTTTGCAGAAAGGCCGCAGTCGTCTTTTGCCGAAAACGTAGTGTGGCTTCAAGACTACCATCTTGCAAGATGCGCAAAATATATAAAAGAATATGACGAAAAAATTAAAGTTTCTATATTCTGGCATATACCGTGGCCAAATCCCGAAATATTTTCTATATGTCCCGAAAAACACGAACTTCTTGAAGGCTTGCTGGCAAACGATTTAATAGGTTTTCAAATTATTTACCACTGTCAGAATTTTTTAAGGACTTGCGAGTGGGAACTGGAAGCGCAGGTTAACTGGTCGGATTATTCCGTTACTTATAAGGGGCATAAAACATGGGTTAAGCCTTTCCCAATTTCCGTCGATGCAAATTATCTTCGTCATCTCGCAATGTCTAAAGAGACCGATAAAATTCTTAATAAAATAAAAAAAACCGATGAAATTATCGGGCAGCGCTATAAATATTTAGCCGTATCGACGGACAGACTTGATTATACAAAGGGCATAGTAGAAAAGTTAAAGGCTATAGACAAAATGCTTGAAAACCATCAGGAACTTATAGGCAAGTTTGTTTTCGTACAGTTCGCCGTTCCTTCAAGGGTTCATATAAATGCCTATAAGAAGTTAAACGAAGAAATTACGGAACTTATAACCGATATTAACTGGAAATACGGAACGTCGGAATGGCATCCGATAACTGGCTATTTCAAACAGCTTGAATTACAGGTGTATCTTGCATACTACAGGCTTTGCAATATTATGATAGTTTCTCCTCTGCACGACGGAATGAATCTTGTATCCAAAGAATATATAATGTCTAATACGGACTATAAGGGGATGCTGGTGCTGTCTAAGTTTGCAGGATCGTCGAAAGAGCTATACGACGCTTTTTTAATAAATCCTTTCAATACCGAGTGTTTTGGAGAAAGGATATACGAAGCCTTAATGATGAATAAAGAAGAAAAAATCAATAGGATTAATAAGATGCAGAATATAATTATAGAAAACGATATTTACGACTGGGCTTATAATTTTCTTACAGCACTTTATTTTATTTAA
- a CDS encoding mechanosensitive ion channel family protein produces the protein MSDKNGEKQEDELNKDKKNIRPAPFKRLGNIVVPLTVLGFLFFALFYVIHFYSKYLSKNMLPKGYFSIIEAIFIAVFGILAIKIIQKSSSKILSGYVSEDKAGFLRFLLSFTAYFILVLFIFTTLGINISNILLGATFIGVIFGIAAQSFLSNLLAGFIILFGKPFKIGDRITIVTWQYGLLMSTYQHEAAKPGYTGVIKDINMLFTTVLEDSGFTMRSPNNVLMQALITNYDNIKRRLVRVRFELDKETDFENFKKELYDYLTLSGNYGVVPEEDSKIIEALIEKNSSPVIRAVDVSLTSYFVAVEVYSPQLYDDPVRDLILSFVLKLKRRKKNGNES, from the coding sequence ATGTCCGATAAAAACGGCGAAAAACAGGAAGACGAATTAAATAAAGACAAAAAGAACATACGGCCTGCGCCGTTTAAAAGACTCGGCAATATCGTAGTGCCTTTAACCGTTTTAGGTTTTTTATTTTTCGCCTTGTTTTACGTTATACATTTTTATTCTAAATATCTTTCCAAAAACATGCTTCCCAAGGGTTATTTTTCTATTATAGAAGCTATATTTATAGCTGTTTTCGGTATTTTAGCGATAAAAATAATTCAGAAAAGCTCGTCTAAAATATTAAGCGGTTATGTTTCCGAAGACAAAGCGGGGTTTTTAAGATTTTTGTTAAGTTTTACGGCGTATTTTATTTTAGTTCTTTTCATCTTTACTACGTTAGGCATAAATATATCCAATATTCTTCTCGGCGCTACTTTTATAGGCGTAATATTCGGAATAGCGGCGCAGTCGTTTTTATCCAATCTGCTTGCCGGTTTTATAATACTATTCGGCAAACCTTTTAAGATAGGCGATAGGATTACTATAGTTACATGGCAGTATGGATTGCTTATGTCCACCTATCAGCACGAAGCCGCAAAGCCGGGTTATACAGGCGTCATAAAAGATATAAATATGCTTTTTACGACCGTTCTCGAAGATTCCGGTTTTACTATGAGGTCTCCTAATAATGTTTTAATGCAGGCTTTAATAACTAATTACGATAATATTAAAAGAAGATTAGTAAGGGTAAGGTTTGAATTAGATAAAGAAACCGATTTTGAAAACTTTAAAAAAGAATTATACGATTATTTGACCTTAAGCGGAAATTACGGAGTTGTTCCCGAAGAAGATTCTAAAATTATAGAGGCTTTAATTGAAAAAAATTCGTCCCCCGTTATCAGGGCGGTAGATGTTTCTCTTACAAGCTATTTTGTCGCGGTCGAAGTTTACAGCCCTCAACTTTACGACGATCCGGTAAGAGATTTAATATTATCTTTTGTTTTAAAACTAAAAAGGAGAAAGAAAAATGGAAACGAGAGCTAA
- a CDS encoding glycosyltransferase — MRSIRDYADIAGKETIEEIEKLGSYLNGKIVQNINSTPVGGGVAEILSRMVPLLKEVGVDARWDFIKGGEKFFEITKKIHNSLHGVEENISENDFKHFLDVMEENLKDMNLIGDIIFIHDPQPIGLIKVKDKNGFKEKKFIWRCHIDLSSANMKTFNFLKKFIEKYDYSVFSSPLFSNKLKIPQILISPSIDPLSDKNKDLPPETINEVLSRFKIDPERNIITQVSRFDRLKDPLGVIDVYRLVKKHVDCQLVLAGGAAADDPEATEVYNEVIEKAGGDKDIFILNLPPISNIEINALQRASTVILQKSIKEGFGLTVSEGLWKSKPVIASAVGGIPLQITHKYSGLLSRTTEGTALYVKQILQNPEYAKQLGENGHNHVKHNFLITRHLRDYILLFLKTGYPQTQDTVYL; from the coding sequence ATGAGGTCTATAAGGGATTACGCAGATATAGCAGGCAAAGAAACTATCGAAGAAATCGAAAAATTAGGTTCTTATTTAAACGGTAAAATTGTGCAAAATATAAATTCAACTCCCGTCGGCGGGGGCGTAGCCGAAATTCTTTCAAGAATGGTACCTCTTTTAAAAGAAGTAGGCGTCGATGCAAGATGGGATTTTATAAAAGGCGGAGAAAAATTTTTTGAAATAACTAAAAAAATTCACAATTCTCTTCACGGAGTAGAAGAAAATATATCGGAAAACGACTTTAAGCATTTTTTGGACGTTATGGAAGAAAATTTAAAAGACATGAATCTTATCGGCGATATCATATTTATTCATGACCCCCAGCCTATAGGATTAATAAAGGTTAAAGACAAAAACGGTTTTAAAGAAAAAAAATTTATATGGAGATGTCATATAGATTTAAGTTCGGCTAATATGAAGACATTTAATTTTTTAAAAAAATTTATAGAAAAATACGATTATTCGGTTTTTTCGTCGCCTCTTTTTTCAAATAAACTTAAGATACCGCAGATATTAATTTCGCCGTCTATAGATCCTCTGTCTGATAAAAATAAAGATTTACCGCCTGAAACTATAAACGAAGTATTGTCTAGATTTAAAATAGACCCAGAAAGAAATATTATAACGCAGGTTTCAAGATTTGACAGGTTAAAAGACCCGTTGGGAGTTATCGACGTTTACAGGCTCGTTAAAAAACACGTAGATTGTCAGCTCGTTCTTGCGGGCGGAGCGGCGGCGGACGACCCTGAAGCTACGGAAGTTTATAACGAAGTCATAGAAAAAGCAGGAGGAGACAAAGATATATTTATTTTAAATCTTCCGCCGATAAGCAATATCGAAATTAATGCCCTTCAGAGAGCGTCCACGGTAATATTGCAAAAATCTATCAAGGAAGGTTTTGGACTTACGGTTTCGGAAGGTTTATGGAAGTCTAAACCGGTAATAGCTTCTGCCGTCGGCGGCATACCGTTACAGATTACGCATAAATATTCGGGGCTTTTATCCAGAACTACGGAAGGAACTGCTTTATACGTAAAACAGATTCTGCAAAATCCGGAATATGCCAAACAGCTTGGAGAAAACGGGCATAACCACGTCAAGCACAACTTTTTAATTACAAGACATTTAAGGGATTATATCCTGCTTTTTTTAAAAACCGGATATCCGCAGACGCAGGATACGGTTTATTTATGA
- a CDS encoding glucose 1-dehydrogenase — protein sequence MDINLKGKRALITGASSGLGESIAKKFGAAGAKIGLNFHSHPDAAEKIASEIKALGAEVINIQADVSDSGEVKNMVDTFVKKWGGVDILVNNAGIDGKHSLIYESDISEWEKVIKINLFGPFYCAREVVKYMINQKKGVILNMTSVHEVIPWSGYSGYTAAKAGLSMLTKTMAQELGSSGIRVLSLAPGAIQTAINKSVWSNPATLKDLLDKIPLGRMGSTDEIADVAAFLVSDAASYITGSTIFADGAMIDYANFTHGG from the coding sequence ATGGATATAAATTTAAAAGGCAAAAGAGCATTAATTACAGGTGCAAGTTCAGGCTTAGGTGAATCGATTGCTAAAAAATTCGGCGCTGCCGGAGCAAAAATTGGATTAAATTTTCATTCCCACCCCGATGCGGCGGAAAAAATTGCTTCGGAAATAAAAGCATTAGGGGCAGAAGTTATTAATATTCAGGCAGACGTTTCAGACAGCGGCGAAGTTAAAAATATGGTCGATACTTTTGTTAAAAAGTGGGGCGGAGTAGATATATTGGTAAATAATGCCGGAATTGACGGAAAACATTCTCTTATATACGAATCCGATATATCGGAATGGGAAAAAGTAATCAAAATAAATTTATTCGGCCCTTTTTACTGCGCAAGAGAAGTCGTGAAGTACATGATAAACCAGAAAAAAGGCGTTATATTAAATATGACGTCGGTACATGAAGTAATTCCGTGGAGCGGTTACAGCGGATATACCGCTGCGAAAGCCGGTCTTTCTATGCTTACTAAAACTATGGCGCAGGAACTGGGTTCGTCGGGTATCAGGGTACTGTCTCTTGCGCCGGGCGCCATTCAAACGGCTATCAACAAAAGCGTATGGAGCAATCCTGCGACGCTTAAAGATCTTCTTGACAAAATTCCGCTCGGCAGAATGGGCAGTACTGATGAAATTGCCGACGTCGCCGCGTTCTTAGTTTCCGATGCGGCTTCATATATAACGGGCAGTACCATATTTGCAGACGGAGCGATGATTGATTATGCTAATTTTACCCATGGCGGTTAA
- a CDS encoding glucan 1,4-alpha-glucosidase: MNNEFFASGWPGIPGRWTGANKSAVGTAFNGSSVWFTMSHGILNEVYSPREDEAAIRDLGFVVTADDGFFSEEKRHAKHSPSLIYTGVPAYHVESLCENGYYMIEKDIITDPKRSVVIIRGKFTPLKPGKYRLYVITASHIGNHGAGNTAWFDEFKGKTGLFASRHKTSLCLMSEKGFKACSVGFVGFSDGWQDLKKNGKLTSVYKRAENGNVALTGEIMLDEDGSFLLALGFGRNPSEAALQSIASINVGFEKILEFYAGKWQEFWQKQKPVFYAEKHELFSISAMVILIHRSKYIPGAVLASLAVPWGFSKGDGDLGGYHLIWPRDMVQSAGGLIAANIKSEVMNMLIYFESTQESDGHWPQNMWLDGFPYWNGIQMDETALPVLLLDLARRETAILESDINRFWPMVKRALAYIVKNGPVTQQDRWEENGGYTPYTIAAEISALIIGAELAKLAGESDYAPYLRETADSWYSCIDRWLYVKGGELADKAGVEGFYVRVTPPDFEEGDDVICIKNRPPASCYPHISSVVCTDALALVRFGLRKADDKRIINTVKVIDAMLKVETPSGPCWHRYNGDGYGEHQDGSPFDGTGRGRLWPLLSGERGHYCVALGDFEEAKRLLKTMESFADGIGLFPEQVWDSNDIPERGLFFGRPSGSAMPLVWAHAEYLKLIRSITEERVFDMPPQTVLRYLKNGVTSNIMQWRFNHKLHKIPAGKKMRIETLSHALVHWTSDGWRTVNDTEVKDSGLGVFYADLPTENLKENDEIVFTFYWTDAKKWENKNFYVQIKD; this comes from the coding sequence ATGAATAATGAATTTTTTGCTTCAGGATGGCCTGGAATACCGGGCAGATGGACGGGAGCTAATAAAAGCGCAGTAGGAACGGCTTTTAACGGAAGTTCCGTATGGTTTACTATGTCTCACGGTATTCTAAACGAAGTTTATTCGCCGAGGGAAGACGAAGCGGCAATCCGCGACCTTGGTTTTGTGGTAACGGCGGACGACGGTTTTTTTTCGGAAGAAAAAAGGCATGCTAAACATTCCCCTTCGCTTATTTATACGGGCGTACCGGCATATCACGTAGAAAGCTTATGCGAAAACGGGTATTACATGATAGAAAAAGATATTATAACTGACCCTAAAAGGTCGGTAGTTATTATAAGAGGGAAATTTACTCCTTTAAAGCCGGGTAAATACAGGCTCTATGTAATTACGGCATCCCACATTGGCAATCATGGCGCGGGCAATACGGCTTGGTTTGATGAATTCAAAGGAAAAACGGGACTTTTTGCCTCACGTCATAAAACTTCTTTATGCCTTATGAGCGAAAAAGGTTTTAAAGCTTGTTCGGTCGGTTTTGTAGGTTTTTCGGACGGCTGGCAGGATTTAAAGAAAAACGGAAAACTTACGTCTGTCTATAAAAGAGCCGAAAACGGCAATGTTGCGCTAACCGGAGAAATAATGCTCGATGAAGACGGCTCTTTTCTGCTGGCTCTGGGATTCGGGCGCAATCCTTCGGAAGCGGCGCTTCAATCTATAGCCTCTATAAACGTTGGTTTTGAAAAAATTCTTGAATTTTACGCTGGAAAATGGCAGGAGTTTTGGCAAAAACAAAAACCTGTTTTTTATGCCGAAAAGCATGAGCTTTTTTCTATAAGCGCCATGGTAATATTAATTCACAGGTCTAAATATATTCCGGGGGCGGTTCTTGCAAGTCTTGCCGTGCCGTGGGGTTTTTCGAAAGGAGACGGCGACCTAGGAGGTTATCATCTTATTTGGCCGCGCGATATGGTTCAGTCCGCAGGCGGACTTATCGCCGCAAATATAAAATCGGAAGTTATGAATATGCTTATATATTTTGAATCTACTCAGGAATCCGACGGTCATTGGCCTCAAAATATGTGGCTTGACGGCTTTCCATACTGGAACGGCATTCAAATGGACGAAACGGCGCTGCCCGTTTTGCTTTTAGACCTTGCCCGCAGGGAAACGGCTATTTTAGAAAGCGATATTAACCGTTTCTGGCCTATGGTAAAAAGAGCCCTCGCCTATATAGTAAAGAACGGTCCCGTAACGCAGCAGGATAGATGGGAAGAAAACGGCGGTTATACTCCATATACTATTGCGGCTGAAATTTCCGCTCTTATAATAGGAGCCGAACTTGCCAAATTAGCCGGCGAGTCCGATTATGCCCCATATTTAAGGGAAACGGCGGATTCATGGTATTCATGCATAGACCGCTGGCTTTACGTAAAAGGAGGGGAACTTGCAGACAAAGCCGGGGTAGAAGGTTTTTACGTAAGGGTTACTCCGCCCGATTTTGAAGAAGGCGACGACGTTATATGTATTAAAAACCGCCCGCCCGCATCCTGTTATCCACATATATCTTCGGTTGTTTGTACGGACGCTTTGGCGTTGGTTCGATTCGGTTTGAGAAAAGCGGACGACAAAAGAATAATAAACACGGTAAAAGTTATAGATGCAATGCTAAAAGTAGAAACGCCTTCCGGTCCATGCTGGCATAGATACAACGGAGACGGTTACGGCGAACATCAGGACGGCAGTCCTTTTGATGGTACGGGCAGAGGCAGGCTTTGGCCGCTTCTTTCCGGAGAACGCGGACACTACTGCGTTGCCTTAGGAGATTTCGAAGAAGCAAAACGCCTGCTAAAAACAATGGAAAGTTTTGCCGACGGCATAGGGCTTTTTCCTGAACAGGTATGGGATAGCAACGATATACCGGAGCGGGGACTTTTCTTTGGCCGTCCGTCCGGTTCGGCTATGCCTTTGGTATGGGCGCACGCCGAATATTTGAAACTTATCCGTTCTATTACTGAAGAAAGAGTATTCGACATGCCTCCTCAGACCGTTTTGCGTTATCTTAAGAACGGAGTAACGTCAAATATTATGCAATGGCGCTTTAATCATAAATTGCATAAAATTCCCGCCGGAAAAAAAATGCGTATTGAAACGCTTTCCCATGCTTTAGTTCATTGGACGAGCGATGGATGGCGCACTGTTAACGATACCGAAGTAAAAGATTCCGGACTAGGAGTTTTTTATGCCGATTTGCCGACGGAAAATTTAAAGGAAAACGATGAAATTGTTTTTACTTTTTACTGGACTGATGCAAAAAAGTGGGAGAATAAGAATTTTTATGTTCAAATTAAGGATTAA